The Bacteriovorax sp. Seq25_V genome window below encodes:
- the htpG gene encoding molecular chaperone HtpG translates to MTTRKGEISVSTKDIFPIIKKWLYSEHDIFLRELIANASDAITKRATMARTTGAELQDGQIQVRVNKDAKTVQVIDNGIGMTEAEVEKYIAQLAFSGAAEFVKKLEEAGGEKNNEIIGKFGLGFYSAFMVASKVEVDSLSMTEGAKPVKWTCEGDTEYSFEDGTQTEVGTTITLHINEESLDFLNKWKLKETLSNHCDFMPYAITLVDVNEKVKPKKEDGTVDTDAPEVAASPELINETKPIWKRDPSELTDEDYKNFYRKLYPMEGEPLFWIHLKVDHPFTLDGVLFFPKFNPTKPFTDKNIRLYCRQVFVSDNVKNIIPDFLGLLKGAIDSVDIPLNVSRSSLQGDPNISKISNYIVKKVAEALKKLAKKDREKYESIWNDIGLFVKYGCVSDNKFDEQMRERVLFKTNEGSFVTFGEYEESIPADYKEKMKNKVLYFEKDKADVTLLNNLKEAGIKAVETDDHIDPHFIQHAESHKIGDSELVKFTSVDSEIENILGSDNTTEDDIKVKEMFSKFLDIKLDDQDSMAPKGIEIAKIKNSTTAAYIKVDESMKRFGQMTKSMGQGMSFPVKRTLVINPQNPLVQNALKLSGDAKNEGLAKKICLHVEDLANISSEGLGAEQRELFVKRSQELIAELSSLAL, encoded by the coding sequence ATGACAACAAGAAAAGGTGAAATTTCGGTATCTACGAAAGATATTTTTCCAATCATTAAGAAGTGGCTTTACTCAGAGCACGATATTTTCCTAAGAGAACTTATTGCTAACGCGAGTGACGCAATCACAAAGAGAGCAACAATGGCCAGAACGACTGGCGCAGAGCTTCAAGATGGACAAATTCAGGTACGTGTAAATAAAGACGCTAAGACTGTACAGGTTATCGATAACGGAATCGGGATGACTGAAGCTGAGGTTGAAAAGTATATCGCTCAACTTGCTTTCTCAGGTGCTGCAGAGTTCGTAAAAAAACTCGAAGAAGCTGGGGGAGAAAAAAATAACGAGATCATCGGAAAATTTGGTCTAGGTTTCTACTCTGCTTTCATGGTTGCAAGCAAAGTTGAAGTTGATTCTCTATCGATGACAGAAGGTGCAAAGCCTGTTAAGTGGACTTGTGAAGGTGACACAGAATATAGCTTTGAAGACGGTACTCAAACTGAAGTAGGTACAACAATTACACTTCACATTAATGAAGAGTCACTTGATTTCTTAAATAAATGGAAATTAAAAGAAACACTTTCTAACCACTGTGATTTCATGCCATACGCAATCACACTTGTTGATGTAAACGAAAAAGTTAAGCCAAAGAAAGAAGATGGAACAGTTGATACAGATGCACCAGAAGTCGCAGCTTCTCCAGAACTAATTAATGAGACAAAACCAATTTGGAAACGTGACCCGTCTGAGCTAACAGATGAAGACTACAAAAACTTCTATCGAAAACTATACCCAATGGAAGGTGAACCATTATTTTGGATTCACTTAAAAGTAGATCACCCATTCACACTAGATGGTGTTTTATTCTTCCCAAAATTCAATCCTACAAAACCGTTTACAGATAAGAACATAAGACTTTACTGTCGCCAAGTTTTTGTTTCTGATAACGTTAAAAATATCATCCCAGACTTCTTAGGACTTCTTAAAGGAGCTATCGACTCAGTTGATATTCCATTAAACGTTTCAAGGTCATCTCTTCAAGGGGATCCAAATATCAGCAAGATCTCTAACTATATTGTGAAAAAAGTTGCTGAGGCCCTTAAGAAACTAGCAAAGAAAGATAGAGAAAAATACGAATCAATCTGGAACGATATCGGACTATTCGTTAAGTATGGTTGCGTGAGCGATAATAAATTTGACGAACAAATGAGAGAGAGAGTTCTTTTCAAGACAAATGAAGGAAGCTTTGTAACTTTTGGAGAATACGAAGAGTCGATCCCAGCTGACTACAAAGAAAAAATGAAGAATAAAGTTCTCTACTTTGAAAAGGACAAAGCGGACGTAACTCTTTTAAATAACTTAAAAGAAGCTGGAATTAAGGCCGTAGAAACTGATGATCACATCGATCCACACTTTATCCAGCATGCAGAGTCACATAAAATCGGTGACTCAGAGCTCGTAAAATTTACAAGTGTTGACTCAGAAATTGAAAATATTCTTGGAAGTGATAATACAACTGAAGACGATATCAAGGTAAAAGAGATGTTCTCGAAGTTCCTTGATATTAAGCTTGATGACCAAGATAGTATGGCACCAAAGGGAATTGAGATCGCAAAGATCAAAAATTCTACAACTGCCGCCTATATTAAAGTAGACGAATCGATGAAGAGATTTGGACAAATGACAAAGTCGATGGGACAAGGAATGAGCTTCCCAGTTAAGAGAACTCTTGTTATTAACCCACAAAACCCACTGGTTCAAAACGCTTTAAAACTATCTGGAGACGCAAAGAATGAAGGACTGGCAAAGAAAATCTGTCTTCACGTAGAAGATCTTGCCAATATCTCTTCTGAGGGTCTAGGGGCAGAACAAAGAGAGCTTTTCGTGAAGAGATCTCAAGAGTTAATTGCTGAATTATCTAGTCTTGCTTTATAG
- a CDS encoding HAMP domain-containing sensor histidine kinase, which translates to MEVLNINYVCMINTLKSLGLSVDLLFEGTTITYEQAAKTNARSSWSDYNIALQNVFRIIGDDYSLISKFAVNSREYSTLQGLFSGIVSYRFLYWCQANFIGNYLFKNIKYTYANDSIGNVVLTMKVCGNAPTLGFFDVYAEVFKIFPTQLGGGDSLVQTEMLSESEVRYIITPPTSLKLSSIFKSFLKLPFGFIRATKLLSHTYSELLLIEEQKAELERLYDIQANLNEEVKLKNSQLEEQKEKVTVLLKVLSHDISNPLLVIDGRVNQIMRRKNLNVEQVLSSLEKISNSSKRISNMIEETRIFISSENSEVKLENVSLNQAIKYSVEQMNLIAVEKGVNLKYVEQPDFDIFVKASNEFLSASVLNNFISNAIKFTPVGGEVRLSLNTLNDNKVAVFEIQDTGVGMSEECLAEVKKSGKLSTTPGTEGEKGTGYGLSIASNFLSRFNAEYDVFSELNKGTTFRLSFPIVSTRIKRQAFL; encoded by the coding sequence ATGGAAGTACTAAATATAAATTATGTATGCATGATTAACACTCTTAAGTCTCTCGGACTTAGTGTCGATCTCCTATTTGAAGGAACAACTATTACTTATGAGCAAGCAGCTAAAACAAATGCGCGCTCAAGTTGGAGTGACTATAATATTGCTCTACAAAATGTTTTTCGCATTATCGGTGATGATTATTCGCTAATTTCAAAGTTTGCCGTTAACTCAAGAGAGTATAGCACCCTTCAGGGACTTTTCTCAGGCATTGTTTCTTATCGCTTCTTATATTGGTGCCAAGCTAACTTTATTGGAAATTATCTTTTTAAAAATATTAAATATACCTATGCAAATGACTCTATAGGAAACGTTGTCCTCACGATGAAAGTTTGTGGGAATGCACCGACCTTAGGTTTTTTTGATGTATATGCTGAAGTATTTAAAATTTTTCCAACACAATTAGGAGGAGGGGACTCCTTAGTGCAAACAGAAATGTTATCAGAGAGCGAAGTCAGATACATAATCACTCCTCCAACTAGTTTGAAGTTAAGCTCTATCTTTAAATCATTTTTAAAGCTTCCTTTTGGATTCATAAGAGCAACTAAGTTACTTTCACATACCTATTCAGAACTTCTTCTTATCGAGGAACAAAAAGCAGAGCTTGAGAGACTATATGACATTCAAGCTAATTTAAATGAAGAAGTGAAGCTGAAGAACTCACAACTTGAAGAACAAAAAGAGAAGGTCACAGTTCTTTTAAAAGTTCTTTCTCATGATATTAGTAATCCTCTACTTGTTATCGATGGTCGCGTAAATCAAATTATGCGAAGAAAAAATCTAAATGTTGAACAAGTTTTATCTAGTCTAGAAAAGATTTCTAATTCATCAAAACGAATTTCTAATATGATTGAAGAAACACGTATTTTCATCTCTAGTGAAAATTCTGAAGTAAAATTAGAGAATGTTTCTCTGAATCAAGCGATTAAGTACTCTGTGGAGCAGATGAATTTAATTGCTGTAGAAAAAGGTGTAAATCTTAAATATGTAGAACAACCTGATTTTGATATTTTTGTTAAGGCCTCTAATGAGTTTCTATCCGCTTCTGTTTTAAATAACTTCATTTCAAATGCGATAAAGTTCACACCTGTCGGAGGAGAGGTTAGATTATCACTTAATACTCTCAATGATAATAAAGTTGCTGTTTTTGAGATTCAAGATACAGGTGTTGGGATGAGTGAGGAATGTCTTGCGGAAGTTAAAAAGTCTGGAAAACTTTCAACAACTCCTGGCACAGAAGGAGAGAAGGGGACTGGCTATGGTCTCTCTATTGCGAGTAACTTCTTGAGCCGCTTTAATGCTGAGTATGATGTCTTTTCTGAATTGAATAAAGGAACGACATTTAGACTGTCGTTCCCGATTGTCTCTACAAGAATTAAGCGACAAGCTTTTCTTTAG
- a CDS encoding asparaginase domain-containing protein, with translation MNKIENREDIILITTGGTIDKSYDESDGSLTNKESILNKEILSYLRLPYTKVHVFNIINKDSLHFTDYDRNILVKTLSVQLEKKCPIIVLHGTDTMAKSAEYCLRTLGEVGSAIVFTGAMKPMGFTDSDAFQNVTEALIASKILSPGIYISFHNRIFSVPGVRKNLQRRTFEEY, from the coding sequence ATGAACAAGATCGAAAATCGTGAAGATATCATTTTGATTACAACTGGTGGGACAATTGATAAGTCTTATGATGAATCAGATGGATCACTTACAAATAAAGAATCAATTCTTAATAAAGAAATTCTAAGTTACCTTCGACTTCCTTATACTAAAGTTCACGTTTTCAATATCATTAATAAAGATTCTCTTCATTTTACGGATTATGATCGCAATATTCTTGTTAAGACACTAAGCGTCCAACTTGAAAAGAAGTGTCCAATTATCGTTCTTCATGGAACGGATACCATGGCAAAAAGTGCAGAGTACTGTCTTCGAACTTTAGGGGAAGTGGGATCGGCCATTGTTTTCACTGGGGCCATGAAGCCAATGGGATTCACTGATAGTGATGCTTTTCAAAATGTGACAGAAGCACTAATTGCCAGTAAGATACTTTCACCGGGAATTTATATTTCATTCCACAATAGGATTTTCTCTGTTCCTGGTGTACGTAAAAATCTTCAAAGAAGAACTTTCGAAGAATACTAG
- a CDS encoding iron-containing redox enzyme family protein: protein MRNQDLELVFKNCINELSEEFKEINLLDKQVYLSWLAQTYFFTSHSEKTLKYISSKSQNNDESQRWSDHATEEQGHENLALGDLKRLNGNISDYQEFEETAMLYRAQYYYCAINKSHACFGWILALEGLAALIDKNHIAKIIETHGKRACKFIEVHTNEDPEHLDSAFEAISKIADKEMIIENLISSTYFYKRMLQRVKEKAIEAKALEAA from the coding sequence GTGAGAAATCAAGACTTAGAATTAGTTTTTAAAAATTGTATCAATGAACTATCTGAAGAGTTCAAAGAGATTAATCTCCTAGACAAACAAGTCTACCTAAGCTGGCTTGCACAAACTTATTTTTTTACATCTCATTCTGAAAAAACTCTGAAGTATATATCTTCAAAATCACAAAATAATGACGAGAGTCAAAGGTGGAGTGATCATGCCACCGAAGAGCAAGGGCATGAAAACCTGGCCCTAGGTGATTTGAAAAGATTGAATGGAAATATTTCTGACTATCAAGAATTTGAAGAGACAGCAATGCTTTACCGTGCCCAGTACTATTATTGCGCTATTAATAAGTCACACGCATGCTTTGGCTGGATATTAGCTTTAGAGGGTCTTGCTGCTTTAATTGATAAGAATCATATTGCAAAGATCATTGAAACACATGGTAAAAGGGCATGTAAATTTATTGAAGTGCATACAAATGAAGACCCTGAGCATCTCGACAGCGCCTTTGAAGCGATAAGTAAAATTGCGGACAAAGAAATGATTATTGAAAACTTGATAAGTTCAACATATTTCTATAAGCGTATGCTCCAGAGAGTAAAAGAAAAAGCAATTGAGGCAAAAGCACTAGAAGCTGCTTAA
- a CDS encoding histidine phosphatase family protein has product MIELYVFRHGQTDWNKAGRLQGHSDIALNDTGISQAKKLAMKFEKIKIDHIFSSDLIRAKSTAELALGELIPMTLHPGLREVNIGDYEGLAKDELPQTFNLDAWLARGENLKFPNGESKEEHRDRIVQTIKEIVASTEHKSIAISTHGGSMARLLEYCENYHQDIILENCALAKVTLQQDQFLFECFL; this is encoded by the coding sequence ATGATTGAATTATATGTATTTAGACATGGTCAAACAGATTGGAACAAGGCCGGCAGGCTACAAGGGCACAGCGATATTGCGCTTAATGATACAGGTATATCGCAGGCAAAGAAGCTTGCCATGAAATTCGAAAAGATAAAAATTGATCATATATTTTCTAGTGACCTTATAAGGGCCAAAAGTACAGCAGAGCTTGCTCTTGGAGAACTAATCCCTATGACTCTCCATCCTGGTCTTCGAGAAGTTAATATTGGAGATTATGAGGGACTTGCAAAGGATGAACTCCCACAAACATTTAACCTTGATGCCTGGCTTGCTCGTGGTGAAAATTTAAAGTTTCCTAATGGAGAGAGTAAGGAAGAACATCGAGATCGCATCGTTCAAACGATAAAAGAAATTGTAGCCTCAACAGAACATAAGTCTATTGCCATCTCCACTCATGGGGGTTCAATGGCACGACTCCTTGAGTACTGTGAAAATTATCACCAGGATATTATTTTGGAAAACTGCGCTCTAGCGAAAGTTACTCTTCAACAAGATCAGTTTCTATTTGAGTGTTTCCTTTAA